The Christiangramia flava JLT2011 genome has a segment encoding these proteins:
- the rpe gene encoding ribulose-phosphate 3-epimerase, whose product MSQTLIAPSLLAADFGNLQRDIEMVNNSDADWFHIDIMDGVFVPNISYGMPVLKAISAHTNKPLDVHLMIVDPDRYIKEFASLGANILTVHYEACTHLHRTIQAIKAEGMKAGVALNPHTSVDLLKDILPDLDLVLVMSVNPGFGGQSFIENTYNKIKSLKEMASELNPELIIEVDGGVTSENAAQLSAAGANALVAGSFVFKSNDQPKTIKNLKEVANS is encoded by the coding sequence ATGTCACAAACCCTCATTGCTCCTTCCCTACTTGCTGCCGATTTCGGCAACCTTCAACGAGATATTGAAATGGTAAATAACAGTGATGCCGACTGGTTTCACATTGATATCATGGACGGAGTTTTTGTTCCGAATATTTCCTACGGGATGCCTGTTTTAAAGGCAATTTCAGCCCATACCAATAAACCTTTGGATGTGCATTTGATGATCGTTGATCCAGACCGCTACATTAAAGAGTTTGCTTCGCTGGGCGCCAACATTCTCACTGTGCATTACGAAGCCTGCACGCATTTACACCGTACGATTCAGGCCATTAAAGCCGAAGGCATGAAAGCCGGAGTGGCACTAAACCCGCATACATCCGTAGATTTACTGAAAGATATCCTGCCTGATCTCGACCTAGTACTTGTAATGAGTGTAAACCCTGGTTTTGGCGGACAAAGTTTTATTGAAAACACCTACAACAAGATCAAAAGCCTGAAGGAAATGGCCAGTGAGCTGAATCCTGAGCTGATCATCGAAGTAGACGGGGGTGTGACCAGTGAAAATGCCGCACAACTTTCGGCAGCCGGTGCTAATGCCCTGGTCGCGGGAAGCTTTGTGTTTAAATCAAACGACCAGCCCAAAACCATTAAAAACCTGAAAGAAGTTGCAAATTCCTGA
- a CDS encoding BLUF domain-containing protein, whose translation MRYAISYVSTASREMSKEDLEGLLQETKKNNNERNITGILLYSDGNFFQILEGEQEKIGDLYATIKNDPRHYGIIKIFEKPIKSAAYETYKTEFISETVIYNSDQFDEYTKFLEILDEQSQQSARNILKAFMN comes from the coding sequence ATGCGATACGCTATCTCCTATGTAAGTACAGCCAGTAGAGAAATGTCTAAAGAAGACCTTGAAGGCTTATTACAGGAAACAAAAAAGAATAATAACGAACGAAACATTACCGGAATATTATTGTATTCCGATGGTAATTTCTTTCAGATACTGGAGGGAGAACAGGAGAAAATCGGCGATCTGTACGCCACTATTAAAAATGATCCGCGTCATTATGGTATTATTAAAATTTTTGAAAAACCCATAAAGTCTGCAGCTTACGAAACGTACAAGACCGAATTTATTTCCGAAACCGTGATTTACAACAGTGATCAATTTGATGAATACACCAAATTCCTCGAAATTCTGGATGAACAGTCTCAGCAAAGTGCCCGTAATATTCTGAAAGCCTTTATGAACTAA
- a CDS encoding sigma-70 family RNA polymerase sigma factor — translation MRQLKITKQVTNRETASLDKYLQEIGKVDLITADEEVELAQRIKAGDNRALEKLTKANLRFVVSVAKQYQNQGLTLPDLINEGNLGLIKAAKRFDETRGFKFISYAVWWIRQSILQALAEQSRIVRLPLNKIGSINKINKTFAFLEQSHERPPSAEEIAKELDMTINDVKESMKNSGRHVSMDAPLVEGEDSNLYDVLRSGESPNPDKELLHESLRTEIERALETLTPREADVIRLYFGLGDQHPMTLEEIGETFDLTRERVRQIKEKAIRRLKHTSRSKILKTYLG, via the coding sequence ATGAGACAACTGAAAATTACGAAGCAGGTAACTAATCGTGAAACTGCTTCGCTGGACAAGTATTTGCAAGAAATTGGAAAAGTAGATTTAATTACTGCTGATGAGGAAGTAGAATTAGCACAAAGAATTAAAGCCGGTGATAACCGCGCTTTGGAAAAGCTTACAAAAGCAAACCTTCGTTTCGTGGTATCTGTAGCGAAACAATATCAAAATCAAGGGCTTACCCTTCCCGATCTTATTAACGAGGGTAACTTAGGACTTATTAAGGCTGCCAAACGTTTCGATGAAACTCGTGGTTTCAAATTCATTTCATACGCTGTTTGGTGGATCCGTCAGTCAATCCTTCAGGCGCTTGCCGAACAGTCGCGTATCGTTCGTCTACCGCTGAACAAGATTGGTTCGATCAACAAAATCAACAAAACATTTGCATTTTTAGAGCAATCTCACGAGCGCCCACCAAGTGCGGAAGAGATCGCAAAAGAGTTAGATATGACCATCAATGACGTGAAGGAATCTATGAAGAACTCCGGCCGTCACGTATCGATGGATGCTCCTTTAGTGGAAGGTGAGGATTCTAACCTTTATGACGTATTGCGTTCTGGTGAATCTCCGAACCCTGATAAAGAGTTACTACACGAATCATTGAGAACAGAGATCGAGAGAGCTTTAGAAACTTTAACACCTCGTGAAGCAGACGTTATTCGCCTGTATTTCGGTCTTGGAGATCAACACCCAATGACTTTAGAAGAAATTGGCGAGACTTTTGATCTAACAAGGGAAAGAGTTAGACAAATTAAAGAAAAAGCCATTAGAAGATTAAAACATACTTCCCGAAGTAAAATTTTAAAAACGTATCTTGGCTAA
- a CDS encoding polyribonucleotide nucleotidyltransferase, whose amino-acid sequence MIPKTFSEVIDLGDGRTISLETGKLAKQAHGSVVVRMGDAMLLCTVVSSYTPTTMDFFPLTLDYREKFAAAGRFPGGYFKREARPSSEEILVMRLVDRVLRPLFPKDYKFETQVMIQLMSHDDNVMPDALAGLAASAAIQLSDIPFETPISEVRVARINGEFVINPSAEQLEESDIDMMVGASADSVMMVEGEMDEVSEEEMAEAIKFAHEAIKVQCAAQVKLAEAFGKKETREYEVADTDEDIEKKVFDATYQKAYDIAKGGTSKKERSEAFSQLKEEVLAMFTEEELEEKGKMISGYFAAAHKKAVRDLTLNEGIRLDGRKTTDIRDIWCEVGYLPSPHGSSVFTRGETQALATVTLGTSREANQIDLPTQQGEEKFYLHYNFPPFSTGEAYPIRGTSRREIGHGNLAQRALKGMIPADCPYTVRVVSEVLESNGSSSMATVCAGTMALMDSGVQLKKPVSGIAMGLISEGDNYAVLSDILGDEDHLGDMDFKVTGTEEGITACQMDIKIKGLSYEILVNALKQARDGRLHILGKLTETIAEPRENVKAHAPKIITRRIPGDYIGALIGPGGKVIQELQKETKTEIVINEDPETEEGIVEILGTSQEGIDKVLAKIDAITFKPEKGSVYEVKVIKVLDFGAVVEYVEAPGNEVLLHISELAWERTNDVTDVVNIGDVLDVKYFGIDPKTRKDKVSRKALLPRPERKEGDRDRNRDNNRGDRDNRGDRRDNRGGRDNRGDRKPRRDNE is encoded by the coding sequence ATGATTCCAAAAACTTTTAGTGAGGTTATCGATTTAGGAGATGGTAGAACCATTTCTCTCGAAACCGGAAAATTAGCAAAACAGGCCCATGGGTCGGTTGTTGTTAGAATGGGAGACGCCATGCTGCTTTGTACAGTAGTATCGTCATACACCCCAACCACGATGGATTTCTTTCCGTTAACACTCGATTATCGTGAAAAATTTGCCGCAGCAGGAAGATTCCCGGGCGGTTACTTCAAAAGAGAAGCCAGACCGAGCAGCGAGGAGATCCTTGTAATGCGTTTGGTAGACCGTGTATTAAGACCATTATTCCCTAAAGATTACAAATTTGAGACACAGGTGATGATCCAACTGATGTCTCATGATGATAATGTGATGCCTGATGCGCTTGCCGGACTTGCTGCTTCAGCCGCTATCCAGCTTTCAGACATTCCTTTCGAAACTCCGATTTCAGAAGTTCGCGTAGCTCGAATCAATGGGGAATTTGTCATCAACCCAAGCGCGGAGCAACTGGAAGAATCAGACATCGATATGATGGTTGGTGCTTCGGCTGACTCGGTAATGATGGTAGAAGGAGAAATGGACGAGGTTTCAGAAGAGGAAATGGCTGAAGCGATCAAATTCGCCCATGAAGCCATTAAAGTTCAGTGTGCCGCTCAGGTAAAACTGGCTGAAGCTTTCGGTAAAAAAGAAACCAGAGAATATGAAGTAGCTGATACTGATGAGGATATCGAAAAGAAAGTTTTTGATGCCACTTACCAGAAAGCTTATGATATCGCCAAAGGAGGAACCAGCAAAAAAGAAAGAAGCGAAGCCTTTTCTCAGTTAAAAGAAGAAGTTCTTGCTATGTTCACTGAAGAGGAGCTGGAAGAAAAAGGTAAAATGATCTCCGGATATTTTGCCGCAGCGCATAAAAAAGCGGTTCGTGACCTTACGTTGAATGAAGGCATCCGTCTGGATGGCCGTAAAACTACAGACATCAGAGATATCTGGTGTGAAGTAGGTTACCTACCTTCTCCACATGGTTCATCAGTTTTTACCAGAGGAGAAACTCAGGCGCTTGCTACCGTAACTCTTGGTACTTCAAGAGAAGCGAACCAAATCGATCTTCCAACGCAACAGGGAGAAGAAAAATTCTATTTACACTATAACTTCCCTCCATTCTCAACCGGTGAGGCTTACCCAATTAGAGGTACTTCCAGACGTGAGATTGGTCACGGAAACCTGGCTCAGCGAGCATTAAAAGGAATGATCCCGGCAGATTGCCCATACACTGTACGTGTTGTTTCTGAAGTTTTAGAATCTAACGGTTCTTCTTCTATGGCAACTGTTTGTGCCGGTACGATGGCATTGATGGATTCTGGAGTACAGCTGAAAAAGCCAGTTTCTGGTATCGCAATGGGATTGATTTCTGAAGGAGATAACTACGCGGTACTTTCAGATATTCTGGGGGATGAGGATCACCTGGGAGATATGGACTTTAAAGTTACCGGTACGGAAGAAGGTATTACCGCCTGCCAAATGGACATCAAGATCAAGGGACTTTCTTACGAAATTCTTGTAAACGCTCTTAAACAGGCTCGTGACGGTAGATTGCACATTTTAGGCAAACTAACTGAAACGATCGCTGAACCAAGAGAAAACGTGAAAGCTCATGCTCCAAAGATCATTACCAGAAGAATTCCTGGAGATTACATTGGTGCACTTATTGGTCCTGGAGGAAAAGTAATTCAGGAACTACAGAAAGAGACCAAAACGGAGATCGTGATCAACGAAGATCCTGAAACGGAAGAAGGAATTGTTGAAATTCTTGGAACCAGCCAGGAAGGAATTGATAAAGTTTTGGCCAAGATCGATGCCATTACCTTCAAACCTGAAAAAGGTAGCGTTTATGAAGTAAAAGTGATCAAAGTCCTAGACTTCGGTGCCGTTGTGGAATATGTTGAAGCTCCTGGAAACGAGGTATTGCTTCACATTTCTGAACTGGCCTGGGAACGTACCAACGATGTGACCGATGTGGTAAATATTGGTGATGTGCTGGATGTAAAGTACTTCGGAATTGATCCTAAGACCAGAAAAGATAAGGTTTCAAGAAAAGCGCTTCTTCCACGCCCTGAGCGTAAAGAAGGTGATCGCGACAGGAACCGCGATAACAATCGCGGGGATCGTGACAACCGTGGTGATCGCAGAGATAACCGAGGTGGTCGTGACAATCGTGGTGATAGAAAACCTCGAAGAGATAATGAATAA
- the rpsO gene encoding 30S ribosomal protein S15, translating to MYLAKEKKEEIFAKHGKSKTDTGSAEGQIALFTYRIAHLSEHLKSNRKDFNSERSLVRLVGKRRSLLDYLMKKDIMRYRAIVKELGLRK from the coding sequence ATGTATCTAGCTAAAGAAAAAAAAGAAGAGATCTTCGCAAAACACGGAAAAAGTAAAACCGATACCGGTTCTGCAGAAGGTCAGATTGCATTGTTCACTTACAGAATTGCACACCTGTCTGAGCATTTAAAGAGCAACAGAAAAGATTTTAACTCCGAGCGTTCACTGGTAAGACTTGTTGGTAAAAGAAGAAGTCTTTTGGATTACCTGATGAAAAAAGACATCATGAGGTATCGAGCCATCGTAAAAGAGCTTGGACTAAGAAAATAA
- the accD gene encoding acetyl-CoA carboxylase, carboxyltransferase subunit beta produces the protein MAWFKRTQKGIQTPTEEKKDVPKGLWYKSPTGKIVDAEQLESNFYVSPEDGYHVRIGSNEYFQILFDDNKFKELDKGMTAKDPLKFEDTKKYTDRLKAAQEKTGLKDAVRCAVGKSKGKDVVIACMDFKFVGGSMGSVVGEKIARAADYAIKHKLPLIIISKSGGARMQEAALSLMQLAKTSVKLAQLAEAKLPYISLCTDPTTGGTTASFAMLGDINISEPGALIGFAGPRVVKDTTGKDLPKDFQTSEFLLEKGFLDFIVKRSELKNKVNLYIDLIQNQPVRA, from the coding sequence ATGGCTTGGTTTAAAAGAACACAAAAAGGGATTCAAACCCCAACTGAAGAAAAAAAGGATGTACCAAAAGGTTTATGGTATAAATCGCCAACCGGGAAGATTGTAGATGCCGAACAGTTGGAAAGTAACTTTTATGTAAGTCCGGAAGATGGTTACCACGTGCGCATTGGCAGCAACGAATACTTCCAGATCTTATTTGATGACAACAAGTTCAAGGAACTGGACAAAGGCATGACCGCCAAAGATCCGTTAAAGTTCGAGGACACCAAAAAATACACCGATCGTTTGAAGGCTGCGCAGGAAAAAACCGGTCTTAAAGACGCGGTTCGTTGTGCCGTTGGAAAATCCAAAGGAAAGGATGTTGTGATCGCCTGTATGGATTTCAAATTCGTTGGAGGAAGTATGGGATCTGTCGTTGGTGAGAAAATTGCCCGCGCTGCAGATTATGCCATTAAACACAAACTACCATTGATCATCATTTCCAAATCTGGTGGCGCAAGGATGCAGGAAGCCGCACTATCTTTGATGCAGCTGGCAAAAACTTCTGTAAAACTGGCACAGCTGGCAGAAGCGAAACTACCTTATATCTCGCTTTGTACAGATCCTACAACCGGTGGAACCACAGCCTCTTTCGCCATGCTGGGAGACATCAATATTTCTGAACCTGGAGCTTTGATCGGGTTTGCAGGGCCTCGTGTAGTGAAGGACACCACAGGAAAAGATCTTCCGAAGGATTTCCAGACTTCAGAATTCCTACTGGAAAAAGGCTTCCTGGATTTCATCGTTAAACGATCAGAATTGAAAAATAAAGTCAATCTTTACATAGACCTTATTCAGAATCAACCGGTTAGAGCTTAG